The proteins below are encoded in one region of Maribacter aestuarii:
- a CDS encoding FixH family protein, protein MKINWGTGIVLAFIGFIGFILFFVVKMNMDDRANHDLVTEDYYKAELGYQREINEQNNAEEDIARIKIKKTAEGLLLEFPEKFDPEIIKGTVSLYRPSNKHMDFDLPISLSNAHLLIPDKRLLGGRWDISVSWDYKGEKYLHKERLTY, encoded by the coding sequence ATGAAAATAAATTGGGGAACAGGAATAGTATTGGCATTTATTGGATTTATAGGCTTTATTCTATTTTTTGTAGTAAAAATGAATATGGACGACCGTGCGAACCACGACCTTGTCACGGAAGACTATTATAAAGCGGAGCTAGGTTATCAGCGAGAAATCAACGAACAGAATAATGCGGAAGAAGACATCGCCAGAATTAAAATCAAGAAAACAGCCGAAGGTCTTCTACTTGAATTTCCAGAGAAATTTGACCCAGAAATAATTAAAGGAACAGTATCCCTATATAGGCCATCCAATAAACACATGGATTTTGACTTACCAATTAGTCTGTCCAATGCACATTTGCTCATACCTGACAAACGTTTGTTGGGTGGCCGCTGGGATATTAGTGTTTCATGGGATTATAAGGGAGAGAAGTATTTACATAAAGAACGGTTAACGTATTAA
- the ccoG gene encoding cytochrome c oxidase accessory protein CcoG has translation MAQEQENFRDSIGTVDEEGKRAWIFPKKPSGRYYEYRKYVSYVLLIFLFASPFIKINGNQFLMFNVLERRFNIFGFPFWPQDFHLFVISMIIGVIFIALFTVAFGRIFCGWMCPQTIFMEMVFRRIEYWIDGDRGAQIKLNRQPWNAEKIRKRTLKWLVFFIISFLIANVFLAYLIGSDKLIGYITDGPLQHVSTLISLLIFTAVFYFVFAWFREQVCIIACPYGRMQGVLLDNKSIVVAYDHKRGEAEKGRKKWRKNEDRHALGFGDCIDCFQCVNVCPTGIDIRNGTQLECVNCTACIDECDTIMEKVNLPKGLIRYASEDEITKKEKFKFSPRLKGYTAVLVILIGLLVGMLFLRNDLEANILRLPGQLYQHKEGNIISNVYTYKLVNKTTKDVNDVSFKLLSHNGVIKLVRNENFQVPAQDLAEGTLFIEINNAAIRSDKEKVKIGVYSGPKLIETTMTAFLAPRSYK, from the coding sequence ATGGCACAGGAACAGGAAAACTTCAGGGATAGTATAGGTACCGTTGATGAGGAGGGCAAAAGAGCTTGGATATTTCCGAAGAAGCCTAGCGGTCGTTATTATGAATATCGGAAATATGTGAGCTATGTGCTATTGATATTTTTGTTTGCTAGTCCGTTCATAAAGATTAATGGCAATCAATTCTTGATGTTCAATGTGCTGGAAAGGCGTTTCAATATTTTTGGATTTCCTTTTTGGCCCCAAGATTTTCATTTGTTCGTTATCTCCATGATTATCGGGGTCATATTCATAGCCTTGTTCACTGTGGCGTTCGGCCGTATTTTCTGCGGGTGGATGTGCCCACAGACTATTTTCATGGAAATGGTCTTTAGGCGAATTGAATATTGGATTGATGGGGACCGCGGCGCACAAATCAAGTTGAATAGGCAACCCTGGAATGCAGAAAAAATAAGAAAGCGAACATTGAAGTGGTTGGTCTTTTTTATCATCTCGTTTCTCATCGCCAATGTTTTTCTCGCTTACCTAATTGGGAGTGACAAGCTCATAGGTTACATCACGGACGGACCTTTACAGCATGTGAGTACGTTAATATCACTATTAATATTCACCGCCGTATTCTATTTCGTCTTTGCTTGGTTTAGGGAGCAGGTATGCATTATAGCTTGCCCTTATGGAAGAATGCAAGGTGTTTTATTGGACAATAAATCTATCGTAGTGGCTTATGACCACAAACGTGGAGAAGCAGAAAAAGGTAGAAAGAAATGGCGGAAAAATGAAGATAGGCACGCTTTGGGTTTTGGTGATTGTATTGATTGTTTTCAATGCGTTAACGTGTGCCCCACAGGAATAGATATCCGTAATGGCACACAGTTGGAATGCGTGAACTGTACCGCCTGCATTGATGAGTGCGATACCATAATGGAAAAAGTGAACCTCCCTAAAGGGTTGATACGGTATGCCAGTGAGGACGAGATTACCAAAAAGGAGAAATTCAAGTTTAGCCCTCGCTTAAAAGGGTATACCGCAGTTTTGGTCATATTGATTGGGTTACTCGTTGGAATGCTGTTTCTAAGGAACGACCTTGAGGCCAACATTCTAAGATTGCCTGGACAATTGTACCAGCATAAAGAAGGAAACATTATAAGCAATGTGTACACTTATAAGTTGGTGAACAAGACCACCAAAGACGTGAATGATGTAAGCTTTAAACTGCTATCACATAATGGGGTAATTAAATTAGTGAGGAACGAAAATTTTCAGGTTCCCGCTCAAGATTTGGCCGAGGGAACACTTTTTATAGAGATAAACAATGCTGCTATAAGAAGTGATAAGGAAAAAGTAAAAATAGGTGTTTATAGCGGTCCAAAATTAATAGAGACAACAATGACGGCCTTCTTGGCTCCTAGAAGCTACAAATAG
- a CDS encoding cbb3-type cytochrome c oxidase N-terminal domain-containing protein — MRNMSPWWIRIPLLFFIIFGLMEYFIDSGDQPAFIAYPMAALFLAFVLLLLIGIELILTSIENVMFHTLSEEAKEKYLASTSKNWEWSWGKRMYKKLLGSKPIEEEGEIILDHNYDGIKELDNKLPPWWVYMFYATILFGVIYMARFHVFGDYDQDTEYLTEITLAEAEIAEYRKNAKDLVDVNTVELLTDATDLSAGKKIFETNCVACHMADGGGGIGPNLTDRNWILGGGIKNVFNTISEGGRDGKGMVAWKQSLKPAEMAQVASYVLKFQGTTAANPKVAEGEIWIDPHMDVDAAEVDSVRIGIEIDTLEFKKTIDGAGNTIE; from the coding sequence ATGAGAAATATGTCTCCCTGGTGGATTAGGATTCCACTCCTCTTTTTTATCATTTTTGGGTTAATGGAGTACTTTATAGACTCCGGGGACCAGCCAGCTTTTATTGCCTATCCCATGGCAGCTTTATTTCTGGCCTTTGTTCTTCTTTTGTTAATTGGAATAGAACTAATACTCACTTCTATAGAAAATGTTATGTTCCATACCCTATCGGAAGAAGCAAAGGAAAAGTATCTAGCTTCCACATCCAAGAATTGGGAATGGTCCTGGGGCAAAAGAATGTACAAGAAGCTTCTTGGCTCAAAACCAATTGAAGAAGAAGGCGAGATAATTTTAGACCATAATTATGATGGTATAAAAGAGCTGGACAATAAACTTCCACCATGGTGGGTATATATGTTCTATGCCACAATCCTATTCGGAGTAATTTATATGGCCCGTTTCCATGTATTTGGAGATTACGACCAAGACACTGAGTACCTCACAGAAATTACCCTCGCAGAAGCGGAAATTGCAGAATATAGGAAGAATGCAAAGGACTTGGTAGATGTAAATACGGTAGAACTACTAACCGATGCCACGGATCTTTCCGCAGGTAAAAAAATATTCGAAACCAATTGTGTAGCATGCCATATGGCCGATGGTGGAGGTGGCATAGGCCCAAATCTTACGGATAGAAACTGGATTCTTGGAGGAGGCATTAAAAATGTGTTCAATACGATATCCGAAGGTGGTAGAGATGGTAAAGGTATGGTGGCTTGGAAGCAAAGTTTAAAACCAGCCGAGATGGCCCAAGTTGCCAGTTATGTACTAAAATTCCAAGGCACTACCGCCGCCAATCCAAAAGTGGCCGAGGGTGAAATTTGGATAGACCCCCATATGGACGTGGACGCTGCGGAAGTAGACTCGGTCCGGATCGGTATTGAAATAGACACTTTGGAATTTAAGAAAACCATTGATGGAGCCGGTAATACTATAGAATAG
- a CDS encoding CcoQ/FixQ family Cbb3-type cytochrome c oxidase assembly chaperone: MLKFVKGYMESIDGVATYPMLSLLIFFIFFVILFGWVYTASKAYIKEVSEIPLENNNQQNIEL, from the coding sequence ATGCTAAAATTCGTAAAAGGTTACATGGAAAGTATAGATGGTGTGGCTACCTATCCAATGCTGTCTCTTTTGATTTTCTTCATCTTTTTTGTGATTCTCTTTGGATGGGTATATACCGCATCAAAAGCATATATCAAAGAAGTAAGTGAAATCCCATTAGAAAATAACAACCAACAAAATATTGAGTTATGA
- the ccoN gene encoding cytochrome-c oxidase, cbb3-type subunit I — protein sequence MEVQQFYYDNKIVKKFIYATMLWGIVGMSVGLLLAFMFMFPNLTDGISWLSFGRLRPLHTNAVIFAFVGNAIFAGVYYSTQRLLKARMFSDFLSNFNFWGWQLIIVAAAITLPLGYTTSKEYAELEWPIDIAIALVWVAFGVNLIGTMIKRRQRHLYVAIWFYLATFVTVAVLHIFNSLELPVSALKSYSVYAGVQDALVQWWYGHNAVAFFLTTPFLGLMYYFVPKAANRPVYSYRLSIVHFWSLIFIYIWAGPHHLLYSSLPDWAQNLGVAFSVMLIAPSWGGMINGLLTLRGAWDKVRTDPTLKFMVVAITGYGMATFEGPMLSLKNVNAIAHFSDWIIAHVHVGALAWNGFLTFGMIYWLVPKMFKTRLASVGMANFHFWIGTLGIILYALPMYVAGFTQALMWKDFNPDGTLVYGNFLETVNEIMPMYWMRAIGGSMYIIGALVMVYNIVVTIRSGKTVEDELAEAAPLTRVSKKRTVGETFHTWLERKPIQLTILATVAILIGGIIQIVPTILVKSNIPTITSVSPYTPLELEGRDLYIREGCVGCHSQMVRPFRSEVERYGEYAKAGEFVYDHPFLWGSKRTGPDLLRVGGKYTDSWHLNHMYDPQSTSSGSIMPSYSWLILNEHDRSGIEDKMEAMISLGVPYTEEDIANAQTNMNAQATQIEKNLYSDPDFAKTYEADKTYAAENGEEFIEMRNREIVAMIAYLQRLGTDIKIKGTDELVSDNK from the coding sequence ATGGAAGTTCAGCAGTTTTATTACGATAATAAAATCGTTAAAAAGTTCATTTATGCAACTATGCTTTGGGGCATAGTGGGTATGTCCGTCGGCCTTTTATTGGCTTTTATGTTCATGTTTCCCAACCTTACGGATGGCATATCCTGGTTGAGTTTTGGTCGTTTAAGACCGTTACATACCAACGCGGTAATTTTTGCATTTGTAGGTAACGCAATTTTTGCTGGAGTCTACTACTCCACCCAAAGGCTTTTAAAGGCCAGAATGTTTAGCGATTTCCTGAGCAATTTTAATTTTTGGGGCTGGCAATTGATAATTGTTGCGGCGGCTATTACGTTACCATTAGGCTATACCACGTCTAAGGAATATGCAGAGTTGGAATGGCCAATAGATATTGCCATTGCATTGGTTTGGGTAGCCTTTGGAGTTAACCTGATCGGCACCATGATCAAAAGAAGGCAACGCCACTTATACGTTGCCATTTGGTTTTATTTGGCCACTTTCGTCACTGTTGCCGTACTACATATTTTTAATAGTCTGGAGCTCCCGGTCAGTGCTTTAAAAAGCTACTCGGTCTACGCAGGAGTACAGGATGCCTTGGTTCAATGGTGGTATGGGCACAATGCCGTAGCATTCTTTCTAACGACTCCTTTCTTAGGACTCATGTACTATTTTGTTCCTAAGGCGGCAAATAGACCGGTATACTCCTACAGGTTATCCATAGTGCATTTTTGGTCCTTGATATTTATTTATATCTGGGCGGGGCCGCACCACCTATTATATTCCTCGTTGCCGGATTGGGCACAGAATTTAGGGGTGGCATTCTCCGTCATGCTAATTGCCCCTTCTTGGGGAGGTATGATTAATGGGCTTTTAACATTAAGGGGGGCTTGGGACAAAGTTCGTACAGATCCGACCCTGAAATTTATGGTCGTGGCCATTACGGGTTATGGAATGGCAACTTTTGAAGGTCCAATGCTATCGCTCAAAAATGTGAATGCCATTGCTCATTTTAGTGATTGGATCATTGCTCATGTACACGTAGGCGCGTTGGCCTGGAACGGTTTTCTAACTTTTGGAATGATTTATTGGTTGGTGCCAAAAATGTTCAAGACCCGACTAGCTTCGGTTGGGATGGCAAACTTCCATTTCTGGATTGGAACGCTTGGAATTATTTTGTACGCCCTTCCTATGTACGTAGCTGGGTTTACTCAGGCCTTAATGTGGAAAGACTTTAACCCGGACGGCACTTTGGTATATGGTAATTTTTTAGAAACCGTTAATGAAATTATGCCTATGTATTGGATGCGCGCCATTGGTGGTAGCATGTACATAATAGGTGCACTGGTAATGGTATACAACATAGTAGTCACCATTCGATCAGGTAAAACAGTTGAAGATGAGTTGGCCGAAGCCGCTCCGTTGACCAGGGTTTCGAAAAAGAGGACTGTTGGGGAAACTTTTCATACATGGTTGGAGCGTAAACCTATACAACTCACAATTTTAGCTACAGTTGCCATTCTTATCGGAGGTATTATTCAGATTGTGCCCACTATTTTGGTGAAATCGAACATTCCAACAATCACCAGTGTCAGCCCTTACACGCCTTTAGAACTTGAAGGTAGGGATTTATACATAAGGGAAGGTTGTGTTGGTTGTCATTCTCAAATGGTACGGCCGTTTCGGAGTGAGGTAGAACGTTACGGAGAATATGCTAAAGCTGGGGAATTCGTATACGACCATCCCTTTCTTTGGGGCAGTAAACGTACCGGTCCGGATTTACTCCGGGTTGGCGGGAAATATACGGACAGTTGGCACTTGAACCATATGTACGATCCTCAAAGTACCTCATCTGGTTCAATCATGCCGTCGTATTCCTGGTTAATCCTGAACGAGCATGACAGAAGCGGAATCGAGGACAAGATGGAGGCCATGATATCCTTGGGAGTTCCTTACACGGAAGAGGATATAGCCAATGCACAGACTAATATGAATGCACAGGCAACCCAGATTGAGAAAAATCTATATTCTGATCCCGACTTTGCCAAAACCTACGAGGCAGATAAAACCTATGCGGCCGAGAACGGGGAAGAATTCATAGAAATGCGCAATCGGGAAATCGTGGCGATGATTGCCTATCTCCAAAGATTGGGCACAGATATAAAAATAAAAGGAACGGACGAACTAGTCTCTGATAATAAATAA
- the ccoS gene encoding cbb3-type cytochrome oxidase assembly protein CcoS — MSVIYVLLAISIIVAVLFFAAFIIAVKNGQYDDSYTPSVRMLFEDELVKPKTSDHKSNLSKSTEKISN, encoded by the coding sequence ATGAGTGTAATTTATGTGTTATTGGCCATTAGTATTATCGTAGCGGTCCTCTTCTTTGCGGCTTTCATAATAGCCGTAAAAAACGGACAATACGATGATTCCTATACCCCTTCCGTACGTATGCTTTTTGAGGATGAACTTGTTAAACCAAAAACATCCGATCACAAATCCAATTTGAGTAAATCAACCGAAAAAATATCAAATTAA